The following coding sequences are from one bacterium SCSIO 12741 window:
- a CDS encoding T9SS type A sorting domain-containing protein, with product MRKIPPLFAVIMILCISGWSQITENTNTPKQYERFELTLNLDHQSFSAAEKALIISKNAYDKNSIILEAQFTDPSGNTVTVNGFMYEDFTVTNTPQSSAICNISGNSIRDFPHIDEQTLTEPAGGPKLNWKVRFAPQQMGTWTYNLNFVFPFSSSASIPAGSGSFQCISGSNKGFVRMVNNVLRYSSDQSGFIPLGLNLVTWSEWDCAHQGSNFYDVYFDRLADEGGNFCRIFIDHKTTLTLNGPKNHFENRVYYDEFRQKGAYQLDKIIEKAEQRGIKIQICLNYMTLNPGAWSYNAYNSNCRLTQTTNCAYKGHCTKPEDLLDRPIALDVQVDLMKYIVDRWGYSTSVFSWEMLNEADLVTNDIAKLGVPPNGLYNALVRVTPKMVSWQSTLMSAARNHDIYDHMVTTSFGNKDLSPCTQHFGNPPSWNDNVNSFRNSIAALADYFAFSFYTSPGSKTAPGTHGDYSVPSWPMRDEKVKMYDIVGTLRTYLPNKPLMIAEHGVNYHYNELSSAIFSYNFHANFDPGALQQHSTLWSSVLSGFMGGQLHWDKEPFIVRSNPNNPSSDHMKVFKPVSEFIKEIETLDFSVQTANHYKDQYLSNYYLADSKRNKVFGWTQSEAFAFHNLIGDYYHGGQGSGNGTFSAADPYLTSGLNPSHKPTWSTDINHRTIKVNVPVSGTYTVEWYDTYTGLPTRHNIIEEYVTCGNELNLIIPTQIMDSEYGDVAYIASHKGFGEDVANQTSIISPVVNLNQEFHGNSQSGLFYTDQATGKFGRSSVGNSGWQQTLINISAPPIYANTGFYADNSADKSIYYCGIDNGVKNFYRLYQNNGSWQYQQLTNKTNLSISGTTNIKKRGNQFYFTRTDGKIAALYPCNQPFWCVNWLTPNAPTVIEDCDIDVASTSPVNIYYAGKTASLIKNIYKIHYSSGWQNQQITNSSNLFIRAGSNVGVWQSNSIGFYIRQDGLINAFYNCGQPYWCVDWLTTPGSITVKAGTNLLVPDDADLVFFIGDDDHIYQLYWETTWKTKRISTDNCFGGVKANSSLFYFDNTLFYVGAVDGKTHALQKTDPNQQLKSSGGQPFFQDYSALTTVELEEEQHDLNLYPNPSNGTFTIEFTTQSYESPIQVTLSSMTGQVLYDELHTLENGNTLDFHMKDLPKGVYHVKINVEDTTDLNWVRKVVIE from the coding sequence ATGAGAAAAATTCCGCCCCTATTTGCAGTGATCATGATCCTCTGTATTTCTGGATGGTCACAAATCACTGAAAACACCAATACTCCAAAACAGTACGAGAGGTTTGAATTAACCCTAAACCTTGATCATCAATCTTTTTCGGCTGCTGAGAAGGCCTTAATAATTTCCAAAAATGCGTATGACAAAAATTCAATCATTCTGGAAGCTCAATTTACCGACCCTTCTGGCAACACTGTAACTGTTAATGGTTTTATGTATGAAGACTTTACGGTGACCAATACTCCTCAAAGTTCTGCTATATGCAACATTAGCGGTAACTCTATTCGAGACTTCCCCCATATTGATGAACAAACTTTAACCGAACCTGCCGGTGGGCCAAAACTCAATTGGAAAGTGAGATTTGCACCACAACAAATGGGTACCTGGACCTATAATCTGAATTTCGTTTTTCCATTTAGCAGTAGTGCTTCCATACCGGCAGGCAGTGGGTCTTTTCAATGCATTAGTGGTAGTAATAAGGGATTTGTTCGAATGGTTAACAATGTTCTCCGGTACTCATCCGATCAAAGCGGCTTTATTCCACTTGGGTTAAATCTGGTTACCTGGTCTGAATGGGATTGTGCTCATCAAGGAAGCAATTTTTATGATGTTTACTTTGATCGTTTAGCGGATGAGGGTGGTAATTTCTGCCGAATTTTTATTGACCACAAAACTACCCTGACTCTAAATGGGCCGAAGAATCATTTTGAAAATCGGGTGTATTATGACGAGTTTAGACAAAAGGGTGCTTATCAATTGGATAAAATCATCGAAAAGGCTGAGCAAAGAGGAATAAAAATTCAAATCTGTTTGAATTATATGACCTTAAATCCAGGTGCTTGGAGCTACAATGCCTACAATTCAAACTGCCGACTCACCCAGACGACGAACTGCGCATATAAAGGTCACTGTACCAAACCTGAAGACCTCTTGGATAGGCCCATTGCCTTGGATGTTCAAGTGGATCTAATGAAATACATCGTAGATCGCTGGGGATACTCAACAAGTGTTTTTTCCTGGGAAATGCTAAATGAGGCCGACTTAGTAACCAATGACATTGCAAAATTAGGAGTGCCTCCCAATGGCCTTTACAATGCATTGGTTCGTGTTACACCTAAAATGGTTTCTTGGCAAAGTACATTGATGTCAGCAGCACGAAACCATGATATCTATGACCACATGGTCACAACAAGTTTTGGCAATAAGGACTTGAGCCCTTGTACCCAACATTTTGGTAATCCGCCAAGTTGGAACGATAACGTCAACTCCTTTCGCAACAGCATTGCTGCACTTGCTGATTATTTTGCCTTTAGCTTTTATACCTCTCCGGGCAGTAAAACAGCACCTGGAACACATGGAGATTACTCTGTTCCATCTTGGCCCATGCGAGATGAAAAAGTAAAGATGTATGACATTGTAGGAACCTTAAGAACCTACTTACCGAATAAACCTCTAATGATCGCCGAACATGGAGTAAACTACCATTACAATGAACTATCATCGGCCATTTTTAGCTATAATTTTCATGCCAATTTTGACCCCGGAGCACTGCAACAACATTCCACTCTATGGAGCTCTGTACTCAGTGGATTTATGGGTGGTCAATTGCATTGGGACAAGGAACCTTTCATTGTCCGCTCGAACCCCAATAATCCATCGTCCGATCACATGAAGGTATTCAAACCCGTTTCGGAGTTTATCAAAGAAATTGAAACCCTTGATTTTTCGGTTCAAACAGCCAATCATTACAAGGATCAATATCTTAGCAACTACTATTTGGCTGATAGCAAGCGGAACAAAGTTTTTGGCTGGACACAAAGTGAGGCATTCGCTTTTCACAATCTCATCGGTGATTACTATCATGGTGGTCAGGGATCCGGAAATGGAACTTTTAGTGCAGCAGACCCCTACCTTACCTCGGGACTCAACCCTTCACATAAGCCAACTTGGTCAACCGATATCAACCACCGAACCATAAAAGTGAATGTACCTGTTTCAGGAACCTATACCGTAGAGTGGTATGATACGTACACTGGACTACCTACCCGACACAACATCATTGAAGAATATGTAACCTGCGGCAATGAGTTGAACCTGATCATTCCCACCCAAATAATGGATTCAGAATATGGGGATGTAGCCTACATCGCCAGTCACAAAGGATTTGGGGAAGATGTGGCCAATCAAACCAGTATCATTTCTCCGGTAGTTAACCTAAATCAGGAATTCCATGGCAATAGCCAGTCAGGATTGTTTTATACCGATCAAGCAACAGGAAAGTTTGGAAGATCCAGCGTTGGAAATAGCGGCTGGCAACAAACCCTGATCAACATATCAGCACCTCCAATCTATGCCAACACAGGGTTCTACGCCGACAACTCAGCCGATAAATCCATCTATTACTGTGGGATTGATAATGGTGTCAAAAATTTCTACCGGTTGTATCAAAACAACGGCTCCTGGCAATACCAGCAGCTTACCAACAAGACGAATCTCTCCATAAGCGGCACCACAAATATCAAAAAGCGAGGAAATCAATTTTACTTTACTCGAACCGATGGAAAGATAGCCGCTTTATATCCTTGTAATCAACCCTTTTGGTGCGTTAACTGGTTAACCCCAAATGCTCCAACGGTGATCGAAGATTGTGATATTGATGTGGCCTCCACTTCACCAGTTAATATTTACTATGCCGGGAAGACTGCTTCACTCATCAAAAACATCTACAAAATTCATTACTCCAGTGGCTGGCAAAACCAGCAAATAACCAATAGTTCCAATCTATTTATCAGAGCTGGGTCTAATGTTGGGGTTTGGCAAAGCAACTCCATTGGTTTCTACATTCGACAGGACGGTTTGATTAACGCCTTTTACAACTGCGGACAGCCCTATTGGTGTGTGGATTGGCTAACAACCCCGGGCTCAATAACGGTAAAAGCAGGAACCAATCTGTTGGTTCCAGATGACGCAGATTTGGTATTCTTCATTGGTGATGATGATCATATTTATCAGCTCTATTGGGAAACTACCTGGAAAACGAAACGGATTTCTACTGACAACTGCTTTGGTGGAGTGAAAGCCAATTCGAGTTTATTCTACTTCGACAACACGCTTTTTTATGTCGGCGCCGTTGATGGAAAAACGCATGCACTCCAAAAAACCGATCCCAACCAGCAGCTTAAATCTTCGGGTGGTCAGCCTTTCTTTCAGGATTATTCGGCCCTTACAACCGTTGAGCTGGAGGAAGAACAGCATGATCTTAACCTCTATCCAAATCCGTCAAACGGAACATTCACCATCGAATTTACCACTCAATCGTACGAATCTCCTATCCAGGTTACTCTTTCAAGTATGACCGGACAGGTACTTTATGATGAGCTTCATACGCTTGAAAATGGAAATACTTTGGACTTTCACATGAAAGATCTGCCAAAAGGGGTGTATCATGTGAAGATAAATGTGGAAGATACTACAGACCTGAATTGGGTTCGGAAGGTGGTTATTGAATAA
- a CDS encoding gliding motility-associated C-terminal domain-containing protein, producing the protein MKKLILILAVSIGLYSHSQTNLVPNPGFELSTTGSSCEPALLPASDNYEAQKNRWSKVSSWDMCDRRGYCSITSPDRYCDANNAHSGAGYLYTAVTEKGQKEIVNCILTSNLISGNEYHYEYFVKTGGSTISAANKMIGFFLSDKKAQQTRISFPACGTARFKTLVEGQGNFIGDNITLNTTWQKIEGKFIANENSHWLIVGIFRDTDKADEYSILWDDFKIVDLGEPQGSCPPVRHVQNFHIDHSGLHQADSLLRSGYAVGAPFPTTPGNVQINPWNDVTFKAGKEVTMEPGFTTLWGTRYLAYIAPCSENPCVANSAASEKHFDFCGTQGTEVQISTDFQQSEKNTIKWSPSTGLSSTSVSTVNLTLPSTGSGVLIYTVEVTNSCGIMSQQEVIVKYNNTGAPATVNRSNTVVSEYEASFDLTFPSISEWAEINVYEKANSSLVWSTNRMYYEENYGNTLAMSIPLHPETSVCNDYWIEIKTKNSCNSHIAIDTLDWNRSSFCQPDKPQLLNFPTVFTPDGDGHNDEYCIEVCGAETYDFDVINRFGNTVFAVTGVKIDSKKPCLWDGGNMVAGTYNVILEIHGCGNSLAPQAQTITLIR; encoded by the coding sequence ATGAAAAAACTAATACTGATACTTGCAGTATCAATTGGACTTTACAGTCATTCTCAGACTAATTTGGTGCCAAATCCCGGCTTTGAACTTTCGACTACGGGTAGCTCCTGTGAGCCGGCCCTTTTGCCTGCTTCGGATAACTACGAGGCTCAAAAAAACAGATGGAGTAAAGTGTCCTCTTGGGATATGTGCGATCGAAGGGGGTATTGCTCAATAACCTCTCCTGATCGGTATTGCGATGCGAATAATGCACATTCAGGTGCGGGATATTTGTATACCGCGGTGACTGAAAAAGGACAGAAAGAAATTGTTAACTGCATACTTACTTCAAACCTTATTTCCGGAAATGAATACCACTACGAATACTTTGTCAAAACGGGTGGTAGTACGATATCAGCGGCAAATAAAATGATCGGCTTTTTTCTATCCGATAAAAAAGCGCAGCAAACTCGAATTTCCTTTCCAGCATGTGGAACCGCACGATTTAAGACTTTGGTAGAGGGGCAGGGGAATTTTATAGGAGACAACATTACGCTGAATACTACTTGGCAGAAAATTGAAGGAAAGTTTATTGCAAACGAGAACTCACATTGGCTGATAGTTGGAATTTTCAGGGATACTGATAAAGCTGATGAATACAGTATACTTTGGGACGATTTTAAAATTGTTGATCTGGGAGAGCCTCAAGGCTCTTGCCCTCCAGTCAGACACGTACAAAACTTTCATATCGATCATTCAGGCCTTCATCAAGCTGATTCGTTGCTTCGATCAGGATATGCGGTAGGAGCTCCATTTCCAACAACTCCAGGAAATGTTCAAATAAACCCTTGGAACGATGTTACCTTTAAAGCTGGAAAGGAAGTTACCATGGAGCCTGGATTTACAACGCTCTGGGGTACTCGTTATTTGGCTTACATCGCACCATGCAGTGAAAACCCCTGTGTGGCCAATTCAGCAGCGTCAGAAAAGCATTTTGACTTTTGTGGAACCCAAGGAACTGAGGTGCAAATTTCTACTGATTTTCAGCAAAGTGAAAAGAACACCATCAAATGGTCCCCATCCACTGGTTTGAGTTCCACCTCAGTATCGACGGTTAATTTGACCTTACCTTCTACTGGATCTGGAGTATTGATTTACACTGTTGAGGTTACCAATAGCTGTGGAATTATGTCGCAACAGGAGGTAATTGTAAAGTATAATAACACGGGTGCCCCGGCGACAGTTAATCGCTCTAATACAGTGGTTTCTGAATACGAAGCTTCTTTTGATCTGACCTTCCCATCCATTTCTGAATGGGCTGAAATAAACGTTTATGAAAAAGCCAATTCTTCGTTGGTTTGGTCAACCAATAGGATGTATTACGAGGAAAATTATGGGAACACTTTGGCCATGAGTATTCCATTGCACCCGGAAACATCGGTTTGCAATGACTACTGGATTGAAATCAAAACCAAAAATTCATGCAATTCGCATATTGCTATTGATACGCTGGATTGGAATCGAAGTTCATTTTGTCAACCCGATAAACCTCAATTGCTCAATTTTCCAACCGTATTTACACCTGACGGAGATGGACATAATGATGAATACTGTATTGAGGTTTGTGGAGCAGAGACTTATGATTTTGATGTTATAAATCGATTTGGTAACACAGTTTTTGCAGTGACCGGTGTAAAAATAGATTCAAAAAAACCTTGCCTTTGGGATGGAGGGAACATGGTTGCTGGCACATATAATGTAATTTTAGAGATTCACGGCTGTGGCAATTCATTGGCTCCACAGGCGCAAACCATAACCTTAATACGATGA
- a CDS encoding PKD domain-containing protein, protein MKYLITYMLFLLSIAQAYGQGGPYYYDTYQHSSLNDSYNEQMFFSTKSCQEYKITIQGTFRIHIVSNFHPACTNAGSASTAEPNPMFPIGNQLGKVAMDPEYFFANYAAGCDNNSRIRDRRFEYTTDGGNTWALLPQPINSAYNLNHSYEYLITGNGGFFGLRQTSTENGDDVGELKVTVEHLPKPCENMDLEIVSNAVQGSCTPNIEPVWSDCAYRIIGANYNWGDGTSSMGLNLDHNYTSPGLYNISIRYWATNGVECCSFTRDILHEVASQDCSPCNQLGQNQFTANALYNYLGHFIRTGQVQLTDDHVVVWDFGDGQYHVGNERMVTHPYLTAGYYTVKMKIFYLDESNNTCCNHEYEQEIFSYGFPLAQGIQPTTENDGDEAQEQRGAASETLHSIDRVKAESTFQVFPNPADQLVSIKTDISIKTISIINMSGQIISKVSNIQPERDIYTLDVSDLEKGSYLLSLISDTGERHIKQLLIE, encoded by the coding sequence ATGAAATATTTAATTACCTATATGCTCTTTCTACTGAGCATTGCCCAAGCCTATGGTCAAGGTGGCCCCTATTATTACGACACTTATCAGCACAGTAGCTTGAATGATTCTTACAATGAACAGATGTTCTTTAGCACGAAATCCTGTCAAGAATATAAAATTACGATACAAGGTACGTTTAGAATACACATCGTAAGCAATTTTCATCCAGCCTGTACCAATGCGGGTTCAGCCAGTACTGCAGAGCCCAATCCCATGTTTCCCATTGGCAATCAACTGGGAAAAGTAGCGATGGACCCTGAATACTTTTTTGCCAATTATGCGGCCGGCTGTGATAATAATTCCCGAATTAGAGATCGCCGATTCGAGTATACAACTGATGGCGGAAATACCTGGGCCCTTCTTCCTCAGCCCATTAACTCAGCCTATAATTTGAATCATTCTTATGAATACCTCATTACCGGAAATGGAGGCTTTTTTGGCCTTCGGCAGACTAGTACAGAAAATGGAGATGATGTGGGTGAGTTAAAAGTTACGGTCGAACATTTACCCAAACCCTGTGAGAATATGGACCTCGAAATTGTGAGTAATGCCGTACAGGGTAGCTGTACACCCAATATTGAGCCCGTTTGGTCTGACTGCGCTTATCGCATCATCGGAGCCAATTACAACTGGGGAGATGGAACTTCGTCAATGGGTCTCAACCTGGACCATAATTATACCTCTCCAGGTTTGTACAACATTTCGATCCGTTATTGGGCAACCAATGGGGTAGAATGCTGCTCATTCACAAGAGATATCCTTCACGAGGTTGCTTCACAGGATTGCAGTCCGTGTAATCAACTTGGTCAGAACCAATTCACAGCGAATGCCTTATACAACTACTTAGGTCATTTTATTCGTACCGGCCAGGTTCAACTGACGGATGACCATGTTGTTGTTTGGGATTTTGGTGATGGACAATACCATGTAGGAAACGAACGGATGGTCACCCACCCTTACCTGACCGCCGGTTATTATACTGTAAAAATGAAGATTTTTTATCTCGACGAAAGCAACAATACCTGCTGCAACCATGAATATGAACAAGAAATCTTCTCTTATGGGTTTCCACTTGCACAAGGGATTCAACCTACTACTGAAAATGATGGAGATGAAGCTCAAGAGCAAAGAGGAGCTGCCTCGGAAACCCTTCATTCAATCGATCGGGTTAAAGCGGAATCGACCTTTCAGGTTTTTCCAAACCCCGCTGATCAATTGGTCTCGATTAAAACGGATATCTCTATTAAAACCATTAGCATTATTAATATGAGTGGTCAAATCATTAGTAAGGTATCTAACATTCAACCTGAACGGGATATATATACCCTTGATGTTTCAGACTTAGAGAAAGGCTCCTACTTGTTGTCTCTCATCTCAGACACTGGTGAACGGCACATCAAACAGCTACTGATTGAATAA